The proteins below are encoded in one region of Apium graveolens cultivar Ventura chromosome 4, ASM990537v1, whole genome shotgun sequence:
- the LOC141717649 gene encoding uncharacterized protein LOC141717649 isoform X1, which translates to MAGMEDHQKINEDEASSSFVWDHNSQLYYHASSGFYHDPNAGWYYSTSNGLYYKFENGNYVLLESVETQDEAGTCAQSNEDLDHTMLENGESKAYDKNMEILPDKSNTGEMDSMDNELPENLPPPSEWLEDTLIELYLSGYSNHAIDAPCGTTMASDERMLGEINGAESFECSIEGASTDDAYTLEEGEWIPDENDLSDEGASQDEENWRAQYGQVIESDEQVTDFPVVDLWDWKMVRGTKKNGKGEVARLVGRLLRRSMKLHPSMPSGSGLLKTAPVCEAHYDRVRVTSGQVYKLRTPSAAYLASMQTYDSSNPTKDWGYPQLSTKRPCKLGGNSESTMIQGNPVCKDSLIPGKLSVVPKRAYRDRAAERRVFHGGFGVGPGQKSSPFAVDAAPSSPVSDNHEVAAAESLNMSFGAGSYARKILESMGWQEGEALGSSVKGLTEPLQAVGNKGNAGLGWDHSRRRSKEQTEKSLNIWVRRVINSGIVN; encoded by the exons ATGGCGGGAATGGAAGATCACCAGAAAATAAATGAAGATGAAGCTAGTTCATCGTTCGTGTGGGACCACAATTCGCAGCTTTATTACCATGCTAG CAGTGGATTTTATCACGATCCAAATGCTGGCTGGTACTATAGCACTAGTAATGGACTCTACTACAAATTTGAGAATGGAAATTATGTGCTATTAGAATCTGTCGAG ActcaagatgaagctggtacaTGTGCCCAGTCTAATGAGGATCTTGATCACACTATGTTAGAGAATGGAGAGTCTAAGGCTTATGATAAAAATATGGAAATACTTCCTGATAAATCGAACACTG GCGAAATGGACAGCATGGACAATGAACTACCTGAAAATCTACCTCCGCCATCTGAATG GTTAGAAGATACTCTTATTGAACTTTATTTATCGGGTTATTCCAATCACGCAATAGATGCTCCTTGTGGCACAACAATGGCTTCTGATGAAAGGATGCTTGGAGAAATTAATGGTGCTGAGAGCTTCGAATGTTCAATTGAAG GTGCAAGCACTGATGATGCCTACACACTAGAAGAAGGTGAATGGATCCCCGATGAAAATGATTTAAGTGATGAAG GTGCTTCTCAGGACGAAGAGAACTGGCGAGCCCAGTATGGTCAAGTGATTGAATCGGACGAGCAGGTGACGGATTTTCCGGTAGTGGACTTGTGGGATTGGAAAATGGTCAGAGGAACTAAAAAAAATGGAAAAGGTGAGGTTGCCAGGCTGGTTGGGAGACTGTTGAGACGGTCTATGAAGCTCCATCCTTCAATGCCATCAGGAAGTGGTCTACTGAAAACTGCTCCCGTATGCGAAGCACATTATGACCGGGTACGAGTTACATCAG GCCAGGTATATAAGTTAAGGACTCCGAGCGCCGCATACTTGGCATCCATGCAAACTTATGATTCTTCCAACCCAACGAAAGATTGGGGTTACCCTCAATTGTCAACAAAAAGACCATGTAAATTAGGTGGAAATTCTGAATCAACAATGATACAAGGGAATCCAGTTTGCAAGGATTCCTTGATACCGGGGAAGCTCTCTGTAGTCCCAAAG CGGGCATATAGAGATAGAGCTGCTGAGAGAAGAGTCTTCCATGGTGGTTTTGGAGTGGGTCCAGGACAAAAGAGTTCTCCCTTTGCTGTTGATGCGGCACCATCTTCCCCTGTTTCTGATAATCATGAGGTAGCTGCAGCTGAATCCTTGAACATGTCATTTGGAGCTGGTAGTTACGCAAGAAAAATTCTAGAAAGTATGGGCTGGCAAGAG GGAGAGGCACTTGGCAGCAGTGTAAAGGGTTTGACGGAACCGTTGCAGGCAGTCGGAAACAAAGGAAATGCAGGGTTAGGATGGGATCACAGCAGAAG AAGAAGCAAGGAACAAACTGAAAAGAGTCTTAACATCTGGGTAAGAAGGGTGATCAATAGTGGGATTGTCAATTGA
- the LOC141717649 gene encoding uncharacterized protein LOC141717649 isoform X2 has protein sequence MAGMEDHQKINEDEASSSFVWDHNSQLYYHASSGFYHDPNAGWYYSTSNGLYYKFENGNYVLLESVETQDEAGTCAQSNEDLDHTMLENGESKAYDKNMEILPDKSNTGEMDSMDNELPENLPPPSEWLEDTLIELYLSGYSNHAIDAPCGTTMASDERMLGEINGAESFECSIEGASTDDAYTLEEGEWIPDENDLSDEGASQDEENWRAQYGQVIESDEQVTDFPVVDLWDWKMVRGTKKNGKGEVARLVGRLLRRSMKLHPSMPSGSGLLKTAPVCEAHYDRVRVTSGQVYKLRTPSAAYLASMQTYDSSNPTKDWGYPQLSTKRPCKLGGNSESTMIQGNPVCKDSLIPGKLSVVPKRAYRDRAAERRVFHGGFGVGPGQKSSPFAVDAAPSSPVSDNHEVAAAESLNMSFGAGSYARKILESMGWQEGEALGSSVKGLTEPLQAVGNKGNAGLGWDHSRSLEEARNKLKRVLTSG, from the exons ATGGCGGGAATGGAAGATCACCAGAAAATAAATGAAGATGAAGCTAGTTCATCGTTCGTGTGGGACCACAATTCGCAGCTTTATTACCATGCTAG CAGTGGATTTTATCACGATCCAAATGCTGGCTGGTACTATAGCACTAGTAATGGACTCTACTACAAATTTGAGAATGGAAATTATGTGCTATTAGAATCTGTCGAG ActcaagatgaagctggtacaTGTGCCCAGTCTAATGAGGATCTTGATCACACTATGTTAGAGAATGGAGAGTCTAAGGCTTATGATAAAAATATGGAAATACTTCCTGATAAATCGAACACTG GCGAAATGGACAGCATGGACAATGAACTACCTGAAAATCTACCTCCGCCATCTGAATG GTTAGAAGATACTCTTATTGAACTTTATTTATCGGGTTATTCCAATCACGCAATAGATGCTCCTTGTGGCACAACAATGGCTTCTGATGAAAGGATGCTTGGAGAAATTAATGGTGCTGAGAGCTTCGAATGTTCAATTGAAG GTGCAAGCACTGATGATGCCTACACACTAGAAGAAGGTGAATGGATCCCCGATGAAAATGATTTAAGTGATGAAG GTGCTTCTCAGGACGAAGAGAACTGGCGAGCCCAGTATGGTCAAGTGATTGAATCGGACGAGCAGGTGACGGATTTTCCGGTAGTGGACTTGTGGGATTGGAAAATGGTCAGAGGAACTAAAAAAAATGGAAAAGGTGAGGTTGCCAGGCTGGTTGGGAGACTGTTGAGACGGTCTATGAAGCTCCATCCTTCAATGCCATCAGGAAGTGGTCTACTGAAAACTGCTCCCGTATGCGAAGCACATTATGACCGGGTACGAGTTACATCAG GCCAGGTATATAAGTTAAGGACTCCGAGCGCCGCATACTTGGCATCCATGCAAACTTATGATTCTTCCAACCCAACGAAAGATTGGGGTTACCCTCAATTGTCAACAAAAAGACCATGTAAATTAGGTGGAAATTCTGAATCAACAATGATACAAGGGAATCCAGTTTGCAAGGATTCCTTGATACCGGGGAAGCTCTCTGTAGTCCCAAAG CGGGCATATAGAGATAGAGCTGCTGAGAGAAGAGTCTTCCATGGTGGTTTTGGAGTGGGTCCAGGACAAAAGAGTTCTCCCTTTGCTGTTGATGCGGCACCATCTTCCCCTGTTTCTGATAATCATGAGGTAGCTGCAGCTGAATCCTTGAACATGTCATTTGGAGCTGGTAGTTACGCAAGAAAAATTCTAGAAAGTATGGGCTGGCAAGAG GGAGAGGCACTTGGCAGCAGTGTAAAGGGTTTGACGGAACCGTTGCAGGCAGTCGGAAACAAAGGAAATGCAGGGTTAGGATGGGATCACAGCAGAAG TTTAGAAGAAGCAAGGAACAAACTGAAAAGAGTCTTAACATCTGGGTAA
- the LOC141717650 gene encoding uncharacterized protein LOC141717650, whose product MPVHLFFSTIFFLLFFSILLHASSAVNPQGQALLSWKTSLKGSAEDTLRDWDSSHDTPCKWFGVSCNANNQVVELNLKYVDLLGNVPSNFNSLESLKTLVLSGTNLTGLIPKQIGGLQELVHLDLSDNALTGEIPSEICHLPKLEQLLLNSNHLEGSIPDDIGNLSSLIWFILYDNQISGAIPSTIGNLKKLQVIRAGGNKNLEGPLPQELGNCTDLSMIGLAETSISGFLPSTLGLLKKLETLAIYTSLLSGQIPPELGDCTELQNIYLYENSLSGSIPKRLGNLKNLQNLLLWQNNLVGTIPPELGDCNQLLVIDISMNSLTGSIPTTFGNLTLLQELQLSVNQISGPIPAQLGNCRGLTHIELDNNQMIGSIPLEFGNLENLTLLFLWQNHLEGGIPASLSNCHNLEAIDLSQNSLTGPIPKGIFQLQNLNKFLLLANNLSGMIPPEIGNCSSLIRLRANNNKLTGSIPPQIGNLKNINFLDLGSNRLTGVIPQEISGCRNLTFLDLHSNSIAGTLPENLNQLSSLQFLDVSDNMISGALSPSLGSLNSLTKLVLSKNRISGSIPDQLGSCSKLQLVDLSTNELSGGIPASIAKIPGLEIALNLSWNKLSGEIPPGFGDLHKLGVLDLSHNYLSGDLKYLADLQNLVVLNISHNNFSGHVPDTTFFSKLPLSVLAGNEALCYSGNQCKDDKYGSSKHGGARVAMIVLLCAACALLLAALYIILAGRKQDRKSLENDLENQDDVELGPPWEVMLYQKLDLSIADVARSLLVNNVIGRGRTGVVYRATISSGLVIAVKRFRASEKVSASAFSSEIATLARIRHRNIVRLLGWAANRKTKLLFYDYLGNGTLGTFLHENNGGGVVDWEIRFKIALGVAQGLAYLHHDCVPPILHRDVKVHNILLGDQYEPFLADFGLARLVEYDHGSFSANPQIAGSYGYMAPEYGSTVKITEKSDVYSYGVVLLEIITGKEPVVPSFPESQHVNQWVRAHLKKKQDPVDIIDTKLQGHPDAQIQEIIQALGIALLCTSERAEDRPTMNDVATLLKEIRQDSPVGNEANKPTASKLLSKTSDVASYSSTSVTPAQLMQFKGSSNSSLAYSSSSANYPSRN is encoded by the exons ATGCCTGTTCATCTTTTTTTTAGTACCATCTTTTTTCTCTTATTCTTTTCCATTTTGTTACATGCTTCTTCAGCTGTTAACCCACAAGGCCAAGCTCTTCTTTCATGGAAgaccagcttaaaaggctccgCGGAGGATACTTTACGCGACTGGGACTCGTCCCACGACACTCCTTGCAAATGGTTTGGTGTTTCTTGTAACGCAAACAATCAAGTGGTGGAGTTGAACTTGAAGTATGTTGATTTACTCGGAAATGTTCCGAGTAATTTCAACTCATTGGAGTCGTTGAAGACGCTGGTTTTGTCCGGGACTAATCTCACCGGATTGATACCGAAACAGATTGGTGGTCTACAAGAATTGGTTCATTTGGACTTGAGTGACAATGCATTGACAGGTGAAATCCCAAGTGAGATTTGTCACTTGCCTAAGCTTGAACAGCTTCTTCTTAATTCGAACCATCTTGAAGGATCAATTCCGGATGATATTGGCAATCTTTCGAGTTTGATATGGTTTATTCTATATGATAATCAAATCAGTGGTGCAATTCCAAGTACTATAGGAAATTTGAAGAAGCTTCAAGTGATCAGAGCTGGTGGCAACAAAAATCTTGAAGGTCCGTTACCGCAGGAACTCGGAAACTGCACTGACTTGTCTATGATAGGCCTTGCAGAAACAAGCATATCAGGATTCTTACCTTCCACTCTAGGCCTCCTCAAGAAACTCGAAACTCTTGCCATCTACACCTCACTTCTCTCCGGTCAAATTCCTCCAGAGCTCGGTGACTGCACCGAGCTCCAAAACATATACCTATACGAAAACTCATTATCCGGATCAATTCCAAAACGCCTcggaaatctgaaaaatcttcaAAACCTCTTGTTGTGGCAGAACAACTTAGTAGGCACTATTCCACCAGAGCTCGGAGACTGTAATCAGTTACTTGTCATTGACATCTCAATGAATTCATTAACAGGAAGCATTCCAACAACATTCGGAAACTTGACCTTGTTACAAGAACTTCAATTGAGCGTCAATCAAATATCCGGTCCAATTCCAGCTCAGCTAGGAAACTGTCGAGGCCTCACTCACATCGAGCTCGACAACAACCAAATGATAGGCTCAATTCCTTTGGAATTCGGAAACCTAGAGAACCTCACCTTACTATTCCTATGGCAAAATCATCTCGAAGGCGGAATACCTGCCTCCTTATCAAACTGTCACAACCTCGAAGCTATCGACTTATCGCAAAATTCATTGACAGGTCCAATTCCAAAAGGCATATTCCAGCTACAAAATCTCAACAAGTTTTTACTATTGGCAAACAATCTATCCGGTATGATTCCACCAGAGATCGGAAACTGCTCATCACTTATTCGATTAAGAGCCAACAACAACAAGCTCACCGGATCAATTCCGCCTCAAATAGGCAACTTGAAGAACATAAATTTTCTCGATCTCGGATCAAACCGTCTCACCGGTGTAATTCCACAGGAGATCTCCGGTTGCCGAAATCTCACATTTCTAGACTTGCATTCAAATTCAATCGCCGGCACATTGCCGGAGAATTTGAATCAACTGTCTTCCCTCCAATTCTTAGACGTATCGGATAACATGATCTCGGGCGCATTGAGTCCGAGTCTCGGCTCATTGAACTCACTCACTAAACTCGTTCTCTCGAAAAATCGAATATCCGGTTCAATTCCTGATCAACTCGGTTCATGCTCAAAGCTACAGTTAGTTGATTTAAGTACAAATGAGCTCTCCGGTGGAATTCCAGCGAGCATTGCTAAAATTCCAGGTCTAGAAATCGCATTGAATCTCAGCTGGAACAAACTCTCCGGCGAGATTCCACCGGGATTCGGTGACTTACATAAGCTCGGAGTGCTGGATCTCTCTCATAATTATCTCTCCGGTGATCTTAAATATCTCGCTGACCTTCAAAATCTGGTGGTACTCAATATCTCGCATAACAATTTCTCAGGTCACGTGCCGGATACTACATTCTTCTCGAAACTTCCACTAAGTGTCCTAGCTGGCAATGAGGCCTTGTGTTATTCCGGTAATCAATGCAAGGATGATAAGTATGGATCCTCGAAACACGGTGGTGCCAGAGTGGCAATGATTGTGCTATTATGCGCTGCCTGCGCGTTACTCTTAGCTGCTCTCTATATCATCCTAGCTGGAAGAAAACAGGACCGCAAGTCCCTTGAGAATGACCTCGAAAATCAGGATGACGTGGAATTGGGACCCCCTTGGGAAGTTATGTTGTATCAGAAACTCGACTTGTCGATTGCTGATGTGGCGAGGAGTTTGTTAGTTAACAATGTGATTGGCCGTGGCAGGACTGGAGTTGTTTATCGTGCAACGATATCGTCAGGGCTGGTGATCGCGGTTAAAAGATTCAGAGCTTCAGAGAAAGTGTCAGCGTCGGCATTTTCATCTGAAATTGCCACGCTGGCACGTATTCGTCACAGGAATATTGTGAGGTTATTGGGATGGGCAGCTAATAGAAAGACAAAGTTGTTGTTCTATGATTATTTGGGGAATGGTACATTGGGTACATTTTTACATGAAAACAATGGAGGAGGAGTGGTAGATTGGGAAATTCGGTTTAAGATAGCGTTAGGGGTTGCTCAGGGCTTAGCTTACTTGCACCATGATTGCGTGCCACCAATTCTCCACCGCGATGTCAAGGTGCATAACATACTTCTAGGCGACCAGTATGAGCCATTCTTAGCCGACTTTGGCCTTGCCAGGCTCGTGGAATACGATCATGGTTCGTTTTCTGCTAATCCACAGATTGCAGGATCCTACGGCTACATGGCTCCAG AGTATGGTTCCACTGTCAAAATCACAGAGAAGAGCGATGTTTACAGCTATGGTGTGGTTTTGCTTGAAATAATAACGGGAAAGGAGCCAGTTGTTCCATCATTTCCAGAAAGCCAACATGTTAACCAGTGGGTCCGTGCTCACTTGAAGAAGAAACAAGATCCGGTTGACATAATAGATACAAAGCTTCAAGGCCATCCAGACGCACAAATACAAGAAATTATCCAGGCCCTTGGGATAGCTCTGCTCTGCACTAGCGAACGCGCAGAGGATCGCCCCACGATGAACGACGTTGCCACGTTACTGAAAGAGATACGTCAGGATTCACCTGTTGGAAATGAAGCCAACAAGCCTACAGCCAGCAAGTTATTGTCAAAAACATCGGATGTTGCATCATATTCTTCCACCTCAGTGACGCCAGCTCAGTTGATGCAATTCAAAGGATCATCAAATAGCTCCCTGGCTTACTCTTCATCCTCGGCAAACTATCCCTCCAGGAATTAA